AAACCGGCGGAAAGACCAGAGCTAAGGCAAAGACCCGCTCTTCCCGTGCTGGGCTCCAGTTCCCAGTCGGTCGTGTTCACAGGCATCTGCGTAAAGGAAACTATGCGCAGCGTGTGGGCGCCGGCGCCCCCGTCTACCTGGCGGCTGTGCTGGAGTACCTGACCGCTGAGATCCTGGAGTTGGCTGGAAACGCTGCCCGCGACAACAAGAAGACCCGTATCATCCCCCGTCACCTGCAGCTGGCTGTCCGCAACGACGAGGAGCTCAACAAGCTGCTGGGCGGAGTGACCATCGCTCAGGGCGGCGTGCTGCCCAACATCCAGGCTGTTCTGCTGCCCAA
The nucleotide sequence above comes from Sebastes fasciatus isolate fSebFas1 chromosome 4, fSebFas1.pri, whole genome shotgun sequence. Encoded proteins:
- the LOC141765805 gene encoding histone H2A-like, encoding MSGRGKTGGKTRAKAKTRSSRAGLQFPVGRVHRHLRKGNYAQRVGAGAPVYLAAVLEYLTAEILELAGNAARDNKKTRIIPRHLQLAVRNDEELNKLLGGVTIAQGGVLPNIQAVLLPKKTEKAAKSK